Proteins encoded in a region of the Tubulanus polymorphus chromosome 10, tnTubPoly1.2, whole genome shotgun sequence genome:
- the LOC141911797 gene encoding calcium-binding protein LPS1-alpha-like: protein MPTNKEIIDAIDSKKKMNPSDRKRCEGLLSLFDKTDTDGSGSLSVGECEAMFGNKATGKAYFESLDLDQKDGISKKEFLEVIVFHDDETKYKQMFNKCDKDDDNKLTLEEMKEFLGKLNGSQETTDSVQRLVMDHFDANKDGTLDFEEFKTFMKMSVSGKAGQKRN, encoded by the exons atgccGACGAACAAAGAAATTATCGATGCTATTG ATTcaaagaagaaaatgaatcCGAGCGATCGCAAAAGATGCGAAGGTCTATTGTCACTGTTTGATAAGACGGACACTGATGGCAGCGGTTCGCTGAGCGTAGGAGAATGCGAGGCGATGTTCGGTAATAAAGCCACAGGAAAG GCATATTTCGAATCTTTGGATCTGGACCAGAAAGACGGCATCAGCAAAAAGGAGTTCCTCGAAGTTATTGTCTT TCACGACGatgaaacaaaatacaaacaaatgtTCAACAAGTGCGATAAAGATGACGACAACAAGTTGACACTGGAAGAAATGAAAGAGTTCCTGGGCAAACTAAACGGTAGCCAAGAAACTACAGACAGCGTTCAGAGGTTAGTGATGGATCATTTCGACGCGAACAAAGACGGCACACTCGACTTCGAGGAGTTCAAGACGTTCATGAAGATGTCCGTCAGCGGAAAGGCGGGCCAAAAACGCAATTAA
- the LOC141911798 gene encoding calcineurin subunit B-like: MSNDEIVKTTGDKLKLSPTDRKRCDTLLKLFDEKDLDGSGTLCLDECVKMFKNPCQAKEYFEFMNRDQRGGVSKKEFLAALHVQDKESQYRHMFNIADKDDDNKLTVDEIAKELNISPELADALRKKVKECDTNNDGKLSFEEFKQFMPLAICQL, from the exons atgAGTAACGACGAAATTGTCAAAACTACCG GCGACAAGTTGAAACTGTCTCCGACGGATCGAAAAAGATGCGATACACTATTGAAACTGTTCGATGAGAAGGACCTCGATGGAAGCGGTACGCTGTGCTTGGATGAGTGTgtcaaaatgttcaaaaatCCATGCCAGGCAAAG gaGTATTTCGAATTTATGAACAGGGATCAAAGGGGCGGTGTCAGTAAAAAAGAATTCCTCGCGGCCTTACACGT TCAGGACAAGGAATCTCAATACAGACATATGTTCAACATAGCGGATAAGGATGATGACAACAAACTGACCGTCGACGAAATCGCTAAAGAACTCAACATCAGCCCCGAATTGGCCGACGCTCTACGGAAGAAAGTTAAGGAATGCGACACGAATAACGACGGCAAACTCAGTTTCGAAGAGTTCAAGCAGTTCATGCCGCTAGCCATTTGTCAActgtaa